Genomic DNA from Pyxicephalus adspersus chromosome W, UCB_Pads_2.0, whole genome shotgun sequence:
ATGTGCACACCAACATCGCATCTTTACCCGCAGCTACAAAGCTGGTTTTAGTCAGCTTCACATGTGTACAGCCCCTACAGAATCATGAGACAACCTGTACACACATCGAGCTACATAAACACCCCCATTCATTTCGGTTCCTAAAATGTTTAGGTATAGAGCAGACCTTTTTCCGGAAAATTGGCTTTGTCTGCCCACCATAACCACTCTGTTTGCGGTCGTAACGCCTCTTTCCTGAAAAGAATGAAGAACAATGGTTACTATGATAAATACAGAccaaatacaaaaatcaaaagtCTATGAAAACAGCCCAAGTGTCTGGATCTGTCTGTCTCCGTTCACTTTACAAAAGCAAAGCATATACACAAAATTTTGCTACAGTGCAAAGCTTTAAAAGTTTTTCCCCCCCCCGGTTTACCATAtcacattaaagcagacctaaactcattAACTCATTATCAAAGAAATTAAAGAGTAGACAACTCTTATGATTTCCacatgtggggaccaggtaagctgtAAAACTCCCATGAAAGTttctgcttttggtactgaaatttAACCCAgcgtcacactcgggaataccaccagggaggtaatgggagaaaaaaaactgcCGATCTCCTGCATGCACAGTTCCTGTGTTACAGGGACAAAAATCATTCACGGATTTTAAAAGAAGAGCAGTGTAGCCACAATAAGACCGTAAAAGTATTCTGTAGCTGACAGCTGGAAGGGAGTACAACACAGGCAGAACAAGGAATCTAggaggatcaacaggtattttttaaagGACTTCTCAAAcagatataaactttttttgttaattttttttttccatacactcAATGACACTTGagacattccaaaaaacattacATGCTGAACCTCCAAATACACACATTTGCAGTGACACTTTATAGCATTACACAATGCTTCTCTTCAAGTAGATATCCTTACCTTGGGCATAGAGAGAGTCTTTACCCTTCTTGTACTGGGTAACTTTGTGGGGTTGATGCTTCCCACATTTTTTGCAGTAGGTTCGGCGGGTTTTAGGGACGTTAACCTGCAAACAAGACAAGAGAAGACAACAAAAATGACGACAAAAAGACACTTGAAAAGAAGCTTTCCCACCCACCAGTTGCTCTCATAGCCAGCACTCACTCTGTGACCAAATCAGACCTACCTACTACATGGATTATATGAAAAGTGGGTGACCACAATAACAGAAACTTAATTAGGGGTCAGAATGGTTgctggtggttggcaccttgccagctgcttagCCTCCCCAATTGCTACACTGGCTGATAAGCATTTTTGGGGGGCATACTGAGCCAATCTCAACTGCCTTAATTCATTACCCATGGGGTGCTGCAGATAGGATGCAGCTCCTGTAACAACCACAAGGAccaaaaaaaagagtttatttgCAAACTTTCCACCACCATTATTTTAAATGCGACTACATGTTCCCTTTTCCCAATTGCGCTCCTGCATTGTCATGGAAGGCTACAGGTGGCAATGTCAACAAACATTAAGACCGAATGGTCCACCGTTGTAACCCATTAGGAAATGTAAACTATAAATTCGCAACACCGAGATGCAAGAAAAGATgggtctgtatttttttttaaccccccaaCTTTGGGGGGCCCCCTTACCTTAGCcacgcgctccagcggcgatcagacgatcccgctgtgatgctggggtGCCTCtccatcggggggcgtggccgggtgggaaatttaaaagcagattaccaagtaatctgcttttaaatgtcgcCCGGGTTCCCTGCAATCcagctgctcgcatctgcagttagatgcgatgcaccatgcaggatttctaactgcagatgcgatcaccaatagtaaattccagggggtGATGCTAGCGGCGATtttccgctggcatcacccccggaatttactgcaGCTTCAGT
This window encodes:
- the LOC140342838 gene encoding large ribosomal subunit protein eL42; this encodes MVNVPKTRRTYCKKCGKHQPHKVTQYKKGKDSLYAQGKRRYDRKQSGYGGQTKPIFRKKAKTTKKIVLRLECVDSNCRSKRMLAIKRCKHFELGGDKKRKGQVIQF